Proteins from a single region of Gossypium arboreum isolate Shixiya-1 chromosome 1, ASM2569848v2, whole genome shotgun sequence:
- the LOC108480228 gene encoding peptide-N4-(N-acetyl-beta-glucosaminyl)asparagine amidase A-like, protein MASSFFPLLFFLPLLFLDPLFCKANLHHSKTFLRSSLISQPLTNATILPTLFFEVTKPIDVPTTRPCTLSVLQHDFGFTYGKPPVLANYSFPSDCPYQEFSKIVLEWNATCKGRQFDRIFGVWLSGVELLRSCTAEPRATGIIWSVKKDITRYSSLLLSNKTQTFAVYMGNLVDKTYTGVYHVNVTLYFYPAVEKMNLYEEKARNLGSGFGSKADLIIPFSLDLPLNDGLWYEIENSTDVKVKEFEIPQNVYRAVLEVYVSFHENDEFWYGNLPNEYIAANNLTGFAGNGPFREVVVSLDDEVVGAIWPFTVVYTGGINPLLWRPISGIGSFDLPTYDIEISPFLGSLLDGKKHKLSFGVTNALNVWYIDANLHLWLDSNSAKTEGKLLQHKVAPLAVSSVLDFKGLNGTFVTNTSRFVSSSGWVKSTYGTVTTESIQDLRYSNSMLMGKDGNLQIVNQTIHFDDSVYAKSPASNVESKKSLKRFHLYLYTDDVDQGNGTLSMVANVTLGFNEKKFKDADARSPSSSLRNLQKGKGVIIIKDNLVVSGVGSTQQSYNYDSSKFCYSRNISSSNYTILHDEVQNTCNKRAKSHFGYGLSRS, encoded by the exons ATGGCTTCCTCTTTCTTCCCTTTGCTCTTCTTTCTTCCCCTTCTATTTCTTGACCCTCTCTTCTGCAAAGCCAATCTTCACCATTCCAAAACCTTCCTCAGATCATCCCTTATTTCCCAACCATTAACCAATGCCACCATTCTACCAACTCTCTTTTTTGAAGTCACCAAACCCATCGATGTCCCAACTACCAGGCCCTGTACCCTCTCTGTCCTTCAACATGACTTTGGTTTCACTTATGGCAAACCTCCTGTTTTGGCAAACTACAGCTTCCCATCCGATTGCCCATATCAGGAATTTTCCAAGATTGTCCTGGAATGGAATGCTACCTGCAAAGGAAGGCAATTTGACAGGATTTTTGGAGTTTGGTTATCTGGAGTGGAGCTTTTGAGAAGCTGCACAGCTGAACCTAGAGCTACTGGGATCATTTGGAGTGTGAAAAAGGATATTACAAGGTATTCCTCATTGCTTTTATCCAACAAGACTCAAACTTTTGCTGTTTATATGGGAAATCTTGTTGACAAAACTTATACCGGTGTTTACCATGTCAATGTCACTCTTTATTTTTACCCTGCTGTGGAAAAAATGAACCTTTATGAGGAAAAGGCAAGAAATTTAGGGTCTGGGTTTGGTTCTAAAGCCGATTTGATCATACCCTTTTCGCTTGATTTGCCATTGAATGATGGGTTGTGGTATGAGATCGAGAATTCTACTGATGTTAAAGTGAAGGAATTTGAAATTCCTCAAAATGTTTATAGGGCTGTATTGGAGGTGTACGTGTCATTTCATGAGAATGATGAGTTTTGGTATGGGAATCTTCCAAACGAGTATATTGCTGCCAATAATCTTACAGGTTTTGCTGGAAATGGACCTTTTAGAGAGGTAGTGGTTAGTTTGGATGATGAAGTAGTTGGTGCCATTTGGCCTTTTACTGTGGTTTACACAGGAGGAATTAATCCGCTCTTATGGCGACCCATTAGTGGTATTGGTTCATTTGATCTCCCCACTTATGATATCGAAATTAGTCCCTTTTTAGGGAGTTTATTGGATGGGAAAAAACATAAACTAAGTTTTGGTGTTACAAATGCCTTGAATGTGTGGTACATTGATGCCAATTTGCATCTATGGTTAGATAGCAATAGTGCAAAGACCGAAGGGAAGCTTTTGCAACATAAAGTGGCTCCTCTTGCTGTTTCTTCTGTGTTAGATTTTAAGGGATTGAATGGAACCTTTGTTACTAATACATCCAGGTTCGTATCCTCTAGTGGATGGGTCAAGTCCACTTATGGGACGGTCACAACTGAATCCATTCAAGATTTAAGGTATAGCAACTCCATGTTGATGGGCAAGGATGGGAATCTGCAGATTGTGAATCAGACGATCCATTTTGATGACAGTGTTTATGCAAAGTCACCAGCTTCTAATGTCGAATCAAAGAAATCACTCAAGAGGTTTCATTTATACTTATACACTGATGATGTTGATCAAGGAAATGGAACTCTATCGATGGTAGCTAATGTCACATTAGGATTCAATGAGAAGAAGTTTAAAGATGCCGATGCCAGGTCGCCTAGCAGTTCACTCAGAAATTTGCAGAAAGGAAAGGGTGTAATAATTATAAAAGACAACCTGGTTGTGAGTGGAGTCGGAAGTACCCAACAATCATATAATTACGATAGTAGTAAATTTTGCTACTCTAGAAACATAAGCAGCTCAAACTACACCATTCTTCACGATGAAGTGCAAAACACATGTAATAAAAGAGCAAAATCTCATTTTGGATACGGTCTTAGCAGAAG CTAG
- the LOC108481086 gene encoding receptor-like protein 9DC3, with amino-acid sequence MKGFRIGSIPLTLGNLRYLKALDISNNDLSSTLSSSKSSFLSALANCSDLAFLAFAGNPLISGYLTASIGNLSVSLLYFDASSCSIRGRIPGEIGNWNPINKLRYLALNENQLEGILPLSLINCSELRVLNVANNNLSDTFPHWLGMLPKLQALILRSNRFHGSIQVSLTTFSFSRLQMLDLSHNDFTGLLPTEFFQNLKALKEEVGHEYDLFSYSVLLTIKGLELEYIIKALMPIFTCIDLSDNGFHGEIPKAVGELRLLHALNLSHNSLTGPIPPSFGNLAALESLDLSFNKLSGRIPSQLTNLTFLEVLRFSNNNLVGPIPSGKQFDTFEGDSYLGNLGLCGPPLSKECNNDEIPEPAQDEEDNGNGIAFIWKLAMMGYGCGMVLGISMAYIVSTTGRPRWLVRMIERDLRNKVSSWFGKKRK; translated from the exons atgaaaggTTTTAGAATTG GAAGTATTCCACTTACCTTGGGTAATCTAAGATATCTAAAAGCGCTGGACATATCGAATAATGATTTAAGTAGCACACTGTCATCCTCGAAAAGCAGCTTTCTATCAGCATTAGCAAACTGCAGTGACTTGGCTTTCTTGGCATTTGCAGGAAATCCATTGATCAGTGGTTACCTTACGGCTTCTATAGGAAATCTGTCGGTTTCTCTTCTATATTTCGATGCTTCGAGCTGCAGCATTAGAGGCAGGATTCCAGGGGAAATTGGGAACTGGAATCCAATTAATAAATTGAGATATCTTGCCCTTAATGAAAATCAATTGGAAGGGATACTGCCGTTATCTTTGATTAATTGCAGCGAACTACGAGTTCTGAATGTTGCAAACAACAACTTAAGTGATACCTTTCCCCATTGGTTAGGCATGCTTCCCAAGCTGCAAGCTCTTATTTTGAGATCTAATAGATTTCATGGTTCCATTCAGGTCTCCTTAACCACTTTTTCCTTCTCCAGACTGCAAATGCTTGATCTCTCTCATAATGACTTCACAGGCTTATTGCCAACCGAgttcttccaaaatctcaaagCTCTGAAAGAAGAAGTTGGTCATGaatatgatttattttcataCTCTGTTCTGTTAACAATAAAAGGTTTGGAACTAGAGTATATAATAAAAGCACTTATGCCCATATTCACATGCATAGATCTATCGGACAATGGATTCCATGGAGAAATTCCTAAGGCAGTTGGAGAGCTTAGATTGCTTCATGCACTCAATCTCTCTCATAATAGTCTGACTGGTCCTATCCCACCGTCATTTGGGAATTTGGCAGCACTTGAATCATTAGATCTCTCGTTTAACAAGCTGAGTGGCAGAATCCCTTCCCAATTGACAAATTTGACATTTCTTGAAGTGTTAAGGTTTTCAAATAATAACCTTGTCGGACCCATTCCCAGTGGCAAGCAATTTGATACATTTGAAGGCGACTCTTATCTAGGGAACTTGGGTTTGTGTGGACCCCCATTATCGAAGGAATGTAACAATGATGAAATACCAGAACCAGCGCAAGATGAGGAAGATAATGGAAATGGAATTGCTTTTATTTGGAAACTTGCAATGATGGGGTATGGATGTGGAATGGTATTAGGAATTAGCATGGCATATATTGTATCCACGACAGGAAGACCACGGTGGCTTGTAAGAATGATTGAGAGAGACTTGCGAAACAAAGTTTCGAGCTGGTTTGGGAAGAAAAGAAAGTAG
- the LOC128289336 gene encoding LRR receptor-like serine/threonine-protein kinase EFR has product MGNTGFSLALMMAVLLLHFVALFSTKTTTNISTDQSALLTMKAHIISDPQKMLKTNWSIATSFCNWVGVTCGSRHQKVIALNLSSMFLIGTVPPQIGNLSFLTSLDLTNNSFHGSLPIQLTNLHRLKLINLVLNNFYGEIPSWFDSFPKLQYLSLSANNFVGQIPSDMFERLPRLQVLYLDGNKLSGKIPLGLFKCKELEYISLAFNSSEGILPKEIGNLTMLELLFLQENQIEGAIPQQISNLTIEISLFIL; this is encoded by the exons ATGGGGAACACTGGGTTCTCTCTGGCTCTTATGATGGCGGTGCTGTTGCTTCATTTTGTGGCTTTATTCTCTACCAAAACAACAACCAATATCAGCACAGATCAGTCAGCTCTTCTGACAATGAAAGCACATATTATTAGTGATCCTCAAAAGATGTTGAAAACCAATTGGTCTATTGCTACTTCCTTTTGTAATTGGGTTGGTGTCACTTGTGGATCCCGACACCAAAAGGTCATAGCCCTTAACCTTTCTAGCATGTTTCTCATTGGCACCGTCCCACCTCAAATTGGGAATCTATCTTTTCTTACTTCGCTTGACCTGACAAACAACTCTTTTCATGGCTCATTACCCATTCAGTTGACTAATTTGCATCGATTGAAACTTATAAACTTGGTTTTGAACAATTTCTACGGAGAAATCCCATCATGGTTTGATTCTTTCCCTAAACTTCAATACTTGTCTTTGAGTGCTAACAATTTTGTTGGTCAAATCCCATCAGATATGTTTGAACGTCTACCTAGATTGCAAGTGCTTTACTTGGATGGGAATAAGCTCTCTGGCAAAATTCCATTGGGCTTATTCAAGTGCAAAGAGTTAGAGTACATATCATTAGCTTTTAATAGTTCGGAAGGGATTCTACCAAAAGAAATAGGAAACTTGACAATGCTTGAGCTTCTATTTCTCCAGGAAAACCAGATAGAAG gtgcaatcccacaacaaattagtAATCTTACGATTGAGATATCTCTATTTATCCTTTAA